The Geomonas ferrireducens genome includes a window with the following:
- a CDS encoding glycosyltransferase family 4 protein, with amino-acid sequence MGIPAIVIDVPLDPTDFDQELLSLLIGELQYIGNAELVAAVERQPSFGAAVGLLLGSGVLIAVDEFQRLLDPVTGRPVAPFDTNFDRVARRGGVRGCLWLISNRELDPGWTEPFHTAHLEAPQEFEDQQRIVLQAIEAPDAEEKFPAERRIEVVRRLGANPRVLRLLGHLLRRFSLEELLGPPSDVPEAPIEHHLLDGIERNLLVKASEGLSSDAAELLQSLSVLREPAQLELVQAIGVNLGDVRRPLGELRDRYLLRGHANRYQLHPVIKEVEIHLLRGNAEAWRGVHRRVGLWYAQPLRTVDRTPLGDAEVARRLAGARHHLAAAEATADLREVMRGVSGYIQKRFGWNARKPASDTERDAQISLLELYLEQPGPAGVEFALAKLLKARNAPGDYENALPHARFATEGQDHSHPWVLWGQLVREVEGLDCAIAALREAKLRVHPDKALFSIYQLLGACLDHRGEVEDAIETLLEGAELIKGGNEIRLVAEALSIAAAWPRTDQLQRVRDWASAKSGFDPVVALAEVLLLEHQGEWLLAAEEAERVRSRFPKYLHLAIHETLGWLGAEKPGKAQTVLASLTDIRQKVRAGINWLVSLVALQNGMFRDASTALSVYLGADAPTVEAGIRASLFREWDHRVSTVGEANPALMAPILPPAVTGLDANVYRPQYSPPVLPQHQRGANLQPAHHASLRVLAVATEWSSGHGGLSTFNRQLCCALADAGATVFCLVLDIPSGEMQEKKGVTLVGATHTPGGPEHVALMRKPQLPHDFVPQIIIGHGRVTGPAAKVLADDHFPAAKRLHFVHMAPDEIEWFKLDRGDDSGARAEDRTQVELSLGRDAFRVVAVGPRLFSRYLRDLSPYEVPAPLRLDPGFDLELQEPRTPPPGAPWMILLVGRLEDDNLKGLDIAARAVGLAAERRGAAIPLELVVRGVLPNTSDDLRRKLQEWSGNPALQVLVRPYTADEELLAADLRRASLLLMPSRSEGFGLVGLEAINAGTPALVSGESGLGALLNEALEPEQSSRFVVPMTGDAVQDSEKWGREIEGMLRDRESAFRRADEVRTLLGRQRTWTAAVAGLLAEITDATQG; translated from the coding sequence ATGGGCATTCCTGCCATTGTGATTGACGTTCCTCTTGATCCGACAGACTTTGATCAAGAACTGTTAAGTCTGCTCATCGGTGAGCTGCAATATATCGGCAATGCCGAACTGGTGGCAGCCGTTGAAAGACAACCCAGCTTTGGTGCCGCAGTTGGGTTACTTCTTGGTAGCGGCGTCCTAATTGCCGTGGATGAATTTCAACGCCTCCTTGATCCCGTGACGGGGCGGCCAGTGGCACCCTTTGATACAAACTTTGACAGGGTTGCGAGGCGAGGTGGAGTCAGGGGATGTCTTTGGCTTATATCAAACAGGGAGCTCGATCCTGGATGGACAGAGCCGTTTCACACAGCTCATCTTGAAGCACCACAGGAATTTGAGGATCAGCAACGCATCGTTCTCCAAGCCATCGAAGCTCCTGATGCGGAAGAAAAATTTCCCGCTGAACGAAGGATAGAGGTGGTGCGCCGGCTTGGTGCAAACCCACGCGTACTCCGGTTGCTTGGGCATCTGCTCCGCCGGTTCTCTCTCGAAGAGCTCCTTGGTCCACCCAGTGATGTTCCAGAGGCTCCGATTGAGCACCATTTGCTTGATGGAATAGAGCGAAACTTGCTGGTGAAGGCGTCTGAGGGGCTTTCTAGCGATGCAGCGGAACTTCTTCAGAGCTTATCCGTGTTGCGCGAGCCCGCACAATTAGAGCTTGTGCAGGCGATAGGAGTGAACCTTGGTGATGTTCGTCGCCCTTTAGGGGAGCTTCGAGATCGCTATCTGTTGAGAGGTCACGCCAACCGTTATCAACTCCATCCAGTCATCAAGGAAGTTGAGATTCATCTGCTGCGTGGAAACGCGGAGGCCTGGCGTGGGGTACATCGGCGCGTAGGGCTATGGTACGCTCAGCCACTACGAACAGTCGACCGGACCCCCCTTGGCGATGCAGAGGTTGCCCGTCGTCTCGCCGGTGCACGCCACCACCTCGCTGCGGCAGAAGCGACGGCAGACCTTCGTGAGGTAATGCGTGGGGTGAGCGGTTACATCCAAAAAAGGTTTGGGTGGAACGCTAGGAAACCAGCAAGCGACACCGAACGTGACGCTCAGATCTCGCTCCTTGAACTTTACCTTGAGCAGCCGGGTCCAGCGGGTGTTGAATTTGCCCTTGCGAAGCTTCTAAAAGCCCGCAACGCTCCGGGTGATTACGAGAACGCACTCCCCCATGCACGATTTGCAACGGAAGGCCAGGACCACTCCCATCCATGGGTGCTGTGGGGGCAACTCGTTCGCGAAGTCGAAGGGCTGGACTGTGCTATCGCTGCCTTAAGGGAAGCCAAATTAAGGGTTCATCCTGATAAAGCCCTTTTCAGCATTTATCAGCTGCTAGGGGCATGTCTTGATCACCGTGGAGAAGTCGAAGATGCTATCGAAACTCTGTTAGAAGGGGCTGAACTCATCAAAGGTGGAAATGAAATCCGTCTCGTAGCGGAGGCACTCTCTATTGCCGCTGCCTGGCCCCGCACTGATCAGCTCCAACGTGTGCGGGATTGGGCGAGCGCAAAGAGCGGATTTGACCCTGTTGTTGCGCTTGCTGAAGTGCTGCTTCTTGAGCATCAAGGAGAGTGGTTGCTAGCCGCCGAGGAAGCTGAACGCGTGCGCTCGCGTTTCCCGAAATATCTCCACCTAGCCATACATGAAACACTAGGCTGGCTGGGGGCTGAAAAGCCGGGAAAGGCCCAGACGGTCCTGGCAAGCCTCACCGATATTCGGCAGAAAGTGCGAGCCGGGATTAATTGGCTTGTGTCGCTAGTCGCCTTGCAAAATGGCATGTTCCGAGACGCATCGACGGCCCTTTCAGTGTACCTTGGGGCAGACGCTCCAACCGTCGAAGCCGGTATCCGAGCCTCACTGTTTAGGGAATGGGATCATCGAGTTTCCACAGTTGGTGAGGCAAATCCAGCTTTGATGGCTCCGATTCTCCCTCCGGCTGTGACCGGTCTTGACGCGAACGTTTACCGACCTCAATATAGCCCACCTGTCCTTCCTCAACATCAGCGCGGAGCGAATCTGCAGCCTGCGCATCACGCCAGCCTCCGTGTACTAGCCGTCGCGACCGAATGGTCGTCTGGACACGGCGGACTGAGTACGTTCAACCGCCAGCTTTGTTGCGCTTTGGCAGATGCCGGAGCAACGGTTTTTTGCCTTGTGCTCGATATACCTTCTGGAGAAATGCAGGAAAAAAAGGGTGTTACTCTCGTTGGGGCAACCCACACGCCGGGAGGGCCGGAGCATGTAGCATTAATGCGCAAGCCTCAACTCCCTCATGATTTCGTTCCCCAAATCATCATCGGTCACGGCCGTGTAACCGGTCCGGCTGCAAAGGTCCTAGCCGACGACCACTTCCCGGCTGCAAAGCGGCTTCACTTCGTGCACATGGCCCCCGATGAGATTGAGTGGTTTAAGCTTGATCGGGGTGACGATTCTGGAGCCAGAGCCGAGGATCGCACACAGGTGGAACTCAGCTTGGGGCGCGATGCCTTTCGAGTTGTTGCTGTGGGACCCCGCCTTTTCAGCCGATATTTGCGAGATCTTTCACCGTATGAAGTTCCGGCTCCCCTTCGCCTGGACCCTGGATTCGATCTGGAGTTGCAAGAGCCCCGCACGCCGCCGCCGGGAGCGCCTTGGATGATCCTGCTGGTTGGACGCCTTGAGGACGATAACCTTAAAGGGCTAGATATTGCGGCCCGTGCCGTCGGGCTTGCGGCTGAACGTAGGGGCGCCGCGATTCCTCTTGAACTTGTTGTTCGCGGAGTTCTGCCTAATACCTCGGACGATCTACGGCGAAAACTGCAAGAATGGTCAGGGAATCCTGCTCTTCAAGTACTCGTCCGCCCCTATACTGCCGATGAAGAACTCCTTGCTGCTGATCTCCGACGCGCAAGCCTTCTTCTTATGCCGTCGCGCTCTGAAGGGTTTGGTCTCGTGGGGTTGGAGGCTATCAATGCAGGGACCCCCGCATTGGTGAGCGGCGAAAGTGGGCTCGGTGCACTACTGAACGAGGCTCTCGAACCGGAGCAATCCAGCAGATTCGTGGTACCGATGACAGGGGATGCAGTGCAGGACAGCGAGAAGTGGGGGCGCGAGATCGAGGGGATGCTGCGAGATCGCGAGTCGGCGTTTCGGCGGGCCGACGAGGTGCGCACATTGCTTGGGAGACAGAGAACTTGGACTGCCGCTGTTGCTGGTTTACTGGCAGAGATCACAGATGCGACCCAGGGTTAA
- a CDS encoding glutathione peroxidase: protein MTSIYEIPVLTSGGETKTLGEYRGQVMLIVNTASKCGFTPQYKGLEALYRKYASQGFVVLGFPCNQFGAQEPGDAAEIQNFCSLTYDVTFPIFAKIDVNGPDAVPLFQYLKTAAKGLLGSEAIKWNFTKFLVNRQGKVLERYAPTTTPENLEKDVEAALLL, encoded by the coding sequence ATGACGAGCATATATGAGATACCGGTACTGACATCTGGCGGAGAGACCAAGACTCTGGGCGAATACCGAGGTCAGGTCATGCTTATCGTCAACACGGCCAGCAAATGCGGCTTTACCCCACAGTACAAGGGGCTTGAAGCTCTGTACCGGAAATACGCCTCCCAAGGGTTCGTCGTGCTCGGTTTCCCCTGCAATCAATTTGGCGCTCAGGAGCCGGGCGATGCTGCGGAGATACAAAACTTCTGCTCCCTGACCTATGACGTTACCTTCCCCATTTTCGCCAAGATCGATGTCAACGGCCCTGATGCTGTTCCGCTGTTTCAGTACCTGAAGACGGCTGCGAAAGGGCTGCTCGGGAGCGAGGCCATAAAGTGGAACTTCACCAAGTTCCTCGTCAACAGACAAGGCAAGGTGCTGGAACGCTATGCACCGACGACTACCCCGGAAAACCTTGAAAAGGACGTTGAAGCAGCTTTGCTGCTATAG
- a CDS encoding DUF4830 domain-containing protein, producing MRYFIFSVCFAVLISGCGGNQDGGTSNPGQDVLAKYAFQAEGAPVITSAILPTDFTEPSWSQKSTVCRDAGYDLAPHAGQNVSLIRYTVKEKYGYHGFIYVYSEQGSMGPQEVTGELPLYLWVVVSGQETVCGYLSASDPNTEYLSLLHMGFFPSQFIAVNDEHII from the coding sequence ATGAGATATTTTATATTTTCAGTATGTTTTGCCGTCCTTATCTCCGGTTGCGGAGGCAATCAGGATGGCGGCACTTCAAATCCGGGGCAAGACGTTCTTGCAAAGTACGCTTTCCAGGCGGAGGGAGCTCCCGTCATCACGTCTGCGATCTTGCCCACTGATTTCACTGAGCCGAGTTGGAGTCAAAAATCCACGGTGTGCAGGGACGCAGGTTACGATCTGGCGCCCCACGCAGGCCAGAACGTCTCTCTCATCAGATACACCGTAAAGGAGAAGTACGGGTATCACGGGTTCATATATGTCTACTCGGAACAGGGATCGATGGGTCCTCAAGAAGTCACCGGTGAATTGCCCCTGTATTTGTGGGTAGTGGTAAGCGGGCAGGAGACGGTCTGTGGCTACCTTTCGGCTTCTGATCCCAACACGGAGTACCTGAGCCTGCTCCACATGGGCTTCTTCCCCTCGCAGTTCATCGCTGTAAATGACGAGCATATAATATAA
- a CDS encoding DUF4124 domain-containing protein — METLRLLIALVLLLAVASPSLSAENYYSWEDKNGIHYTNDKKAIPKGAKRVRVVETKDLTPVQDKDKQDPADNPLKNRYNVNIKGKARYTELDQCVAYKKAEYRLEGYASNVAYRYAVVDCSEELGIDSAAAYGETYEELNNALRYR, encoded by the coding sequence ATGGAAACGCTGAGACTTCTGATAGCTCTGGTGCTGTTACTTGCCGTGGCGAGCCCTTCCCTTTCAGCGGAGAACTACTACTCGTGGGAAGACAAGAACGGCATACACTACACGAACGATAAAAAGGCGATCCCCAAGGGTGCAAAGCGCGTGAGGGTCGTCGAAACCAAGGATCTGACGCCTGTCCAGGACAAGGACAAACAGGATCCGGCAGACAACCCACTGAAGAACAGGTACAACGTCAACATAAAAGGGAAGGCAAGATACACCGAGCTGGACCAGTGCGTTGCGTACAAAAAAGCCGAATATCGGCTGGAAGGGTATGCGTCCAACGTCGCCTACAGGTACGCGGTGGTGGACTGCAGCGAGGAACTCGGCATCGACAGCGCTGCCGCATACGGTGAAACCTACGAAGAACTGAACAACGCTTTGAGATACCGATAA
- a CDS encoding TetR/AcrR family transcriptional regulator, with amino-acid sequence MARKTDAKRQHIMTVAAQAFQELGFGRTTMSEICARVGGSKATLYNYFASKEELFFEIMNLSTEAEFEAVHSAIDPSTENIAASLRNFGERLLTVLYSPEVRASRHLAISESGQTELGRLVYERGVLRSQKVVADFIRAAMSQGKLRQADPVVATKHLHSLLEAELIDRFLFQLSGAISTEEIRAVTARAIEVFMAAYGAGSRA; translated from the coding sequence ATGGCCAGGAAGACGGACGCGAAAAGGCAGCATATCATGACGGTGGCGGCCCAGGCTTTCCAGGAACTGGGATTCGGCCGGACCACCATGTCGGAGATCTGCGCCCGGGTGGGCGGTTCGAAAGCCACTCTCTACAACTATTTCGCCTCGAAAGAGGAGCTCTTCTTCGAGATCATGAACCTTTCCACCGAGGCGGAATTCGAGGCGGTGCACTCCGCGATCGACCCGTCGACGGAAAACATCGCCGCTTCGCTGCGCAACTTCGGAGAGCGTCTGCTCACCGTCCTTTATTCACCCGAAGTCCGCGCGAGCAGGCATCTGGCGATATCGGAGTCCGGCCAGACCGAGCTGGGGCGCCTGGTGTACGAGCGCGGGGTGCTGCGCAGCCAGAAGGTGGTGGCGGACTTCATCAGGGCGGCGATGAGTCAGGGAAAGCTGCGTCAGGCCGACCCCGTGGTGGCGACCAAGCATCTGCACAGCCTGCTTGAAGCGGAACTTATCGACCGCTTTCTCTTTCAGCTCTCCGGAGCGATCAGCACGGAGGAGATCAGGGCAGTCACCGCCCGCGCCATAGAAGTCTTCATGGCCGCGTACGGGGCAGGCAGCCGCGCTTGA
- a CDS encoding universal stress protein codes for MFKHILVPTDGSPLSVDAVVRAVSFASEAGARITFFCAVQPWPKMYYGEGAIFDPHLPASFREAMQCTAEDVLHDAVRRAREAGVDCDKLTLVSEEPYQAIIEAAKRSGCDLIFMASHGRRGVKALVLGSETQKVLTHSCIPVLVHRSEA; via the coding sequence ATGTTCAAACACATCCTCGTACCAACCGATGGTTCGCCACTATCGGTCGACGCCGTCGTGCGTGCAGTCTCCTTCGCCAGTGAAGCCGGGGCACGCATAACCTTTTTCTGCGCCGTGCAGCCGTGGCCCAAGATGTACTACGGCGAGGGGGCGATCTTCGACCCGCATCTGCCGGCAAGTTTTCGGGAAGCGATGCAATGCACCGCCGAGGACGTCCTGCATGACGCGGTGCGGCGGGCCCGGGAAGCGGGCGTCGACTGCGACAAACTGACGCTGGTAAGCGAAGAGCCGTATCAGGCGATCATCGAGGCGGCCAAGCGAAGCGGGTGCGATCTCATCTTCATGGCTTCGCACGGCAGAAGAGGCGTCAAGGCGCTGGTGCTGGGAAGCGAGACGCAGAAGGTGCTCACCCATTCCTGCATCCCGGTTCTCGTGCATAGAAGCGAAGCGTAG
- a CDS encoding DHA2 family efflux MFS transporter permease subunit, with the protein MQEQTSSHAPSGAETQLSGGMLWIAAIILAAANFIAVLNMTIANVAVPNIAGSLGATLSQGTWVITSYAVGEAITVPLTGWLSARYGAVRVFVWAMVMFGVFSAVSGLANSLGLLVVARIFQGFSGGPLMPLSQTLLMRIFPKEKTAAAIGLWSMTTLVAPVLGPILGGYFCDEYRWSWIFFINLPIAFAGGFFAWQLLQSYREPLQRNPIDRIGLVLLIIWVAALQLMLDEGKDLDWFASTKIVTLAIVAAIAFAAFLIWEFHEDHPIVDLRVFRHRGFTACVLTISLAFAAFFGASVLTPLWLQNLMGYTATKAGIATAGTGLAAFFVAPLVAQLSTRVDARKLVFGGVIWLGIDTMWRTVANTDMTMWNVALPLIFMGFGLPFFFIPTTGLALASVEEREMDSAAGLMNFLRTLSGAFATSVVTTTWGNQITRNHAELVGLADGDQSVRGMLEASGAPGDAVNQVIDYMITGQSVMLATNQLMLAIGIAFFIAASVIWLAPKPTRVVDPSAGGH; encoded by the coding sequence ATGCAAGAGCAGACTTCATCGCACGCGCCTTCCGGCGCTGAAACCCAGCTCTCCGGCGGGATGCTCTGGATCGCGGCGATCATCCTCGCCGCCGCCAACTTCATCGCCGTTCTCAACATGACCATCGCCAACGTGGCGGTCCCCAACATCGCCGGGAGCCTCGGCGCGACCCTGAGCCAGGGGACCTGGGTCATCACCTCCTATGCCGTGGGCGAAGCGATCACGGTGCCGCTGACCGGTTGGCTCTCCGCCCGGTACGGCGCGGTGCGCGTCTTCGTTTGGGCCATGGTCATGTTCGGCGTTTTCTCCGCCGTCTCGGGACTCGCAAACTCCCTGGGGCTCCTGGTCGTCGCCCGCATCTTCCAGGGCTTTTCCGGCGGACCGCTCATGCCGCTCTCGCAGACCTTGCTGATGCGGATTTTCCCGAAGGAAAAGACCGCGGCCGCCATCGGCTTGTGGTCCATGACGACGCTTGTGGCGCCGGTCCTCGGCCCGATCCTCGGCGGCTACTTCTGCGACGAGTACAGGTGGTCCTGGATCTTCTTTATCAACCTCCCCATCGCCTTCGCCGGCGGCTTTTTCGCCTGGCAGCTCTTGCAAAGCTACCGCGAGCCGTTGCAGCGTAACCCCATCGACCGGATCGGCCTCGTGCTCCTCATCATCTGGGTCGCCGCCCTGCAGCTCATGCTGGACGAAGGGAAGGATCTCGACTGGTTCGCCTCCACGAAGATCGTCACCCTGGCCATCGTCGCCGCGATCGCCTTTGCGGCCTTCCTCATCTGGGAGTTCCACGAGGACCATCCCATCGTCGACCTGAGGGTGTTCCGCCACCGCGGCTTCACCGCCTGCGTGCTCACCATAAGCCTAGCCTTCGCCGCCTTTTTCGGCGCGAGCGTGTTGACCCCGCTTTGGCTGCAAAACCTGATGGGGTACACGGCGACCAAGGCGGGCATCGCAACCGCCGGGACCGGGCTTGCCGCATTTTTCGTCGCGCCCCTGGTCGCCCAGCTCTCGACCAGGGTGGACGCGAGAAAGCTCGTCTTTGGCGGCGTAATCTGGCTCGGTATCGATACCATGTGGCGCACCGTCGCCAACACCGACATGACCATGTGGAACGTCGCCCTGCCGCTCATATTCATGGGCTTCGGGCTGCCGTTTTTCTTCATCCCGACCACGGGACTCGCGCTCGCGAGCGTCGAAGAGCGTGAGATGGACTCCGCCGCGGGGCTTATGAACTTCCTGCGCACCCTTTCCGGCGCGTTCGCCACCTCGGTCGTCACCACCACCTGGGGAAACCAGATCACGCGCAACCATGCCGAACTGGTCGGGCTTGCCGACGGCGACCAAAGCGTAAGGGGCATGCTCGAGGCCTCCGGCGCTCCCGGCGACGCGGTGAACCAGGTCATCGACTACATGATCACCGGCCAAAGCGTCATGCTGGCGACGAACCAGCTCATGCTTGCCATAGGTATCGCCTTTTTCATCGCCGCCTCCGTCATCTGGCTTGCCCCGAAACCGACCCGCGTGGTGGACCCGTCCGCAGGGGGGCACTAG
- a CDS encoding HlyD family efflux transporter periplasmic adaptor subunit, with translation MSDTKKATPTDVTKANRRKKLLIALAAVVVISGATASAYALLYGSNFISTDNAYTAVEVAQVTPSVGGTVSRVLVTDTQAVKKGDVLVEIDPTDARLALAQAEADLGRAVRRVQGFMANDGSLNAQITARDADEKRAAAQLASAEADFERAQIDLKRREALSASGSVSGDELTRAQNAFAAAKANLDATRAAIAQARANRSTAVSSREANAVLIAGTTVESNPEVALARARRDQAAVDLERTVIKAPVDGIVAKRQVQVGQRVQAGMPLLAVVPVHEMHVDANFKEVQLKKVRVGQPVTLHADIYGKGVTYHGVVEGFSGGSGSAFSAIPAQNATGNWIKVVQRLPVRVKLDPAELRISPLKVGLSMTAEIDTRSKR, from the coding sequence ATGTCTGACACAAAGAAAGCAACTCCCACGGATGTGACCAAAGCAAACCGTCGCAAGAAGCTCCTCATCGCACTTGCCGCAGTCGTCGTCATTTCGGGCGCGACCGCCTCGGCTTACGCCCTTTTGTACGGCTCGAACTTCATCTCCACCGACAACGCCTACACCGCCGTCGAGGTGGCCCAGGTTACCCCGTCGGTCGGCGGCACGGTGAGCCGCGTGCTCGTGACCGATACCCAGGCGGTGAAAAAAGGGGATGTCCTGGTCGAGATCGATCCTACCGACGCGAGGCTGGCGCTCGCCCAGGCCGAAGCCGACCTCGGAAGGGCGGTCCGGCGCGTCCAGGGCTTCATGGCCAACGACGGCAGCCTGAACGCCCAGATCACGGCGCGCGATGCCGATGAGAAACGCGCGGCGGCGCAGCTTGCCTCGGCAGAAGCGGACTTCGAGCGGGCACAGATCGACCTGAAACGGCGCGAAGCGTTGTCCGCCTCCGGCTCCGTTTCCGGCGATGAATTGACCCGGGCCCAGAACGCCTTTGCCGCCGCCAAGGCGAACCTCGACGCGACCCGGGCCGCCATCGCGCAGGCCCGCGCGAACCGCAGCACCGCGGTCAGTTCGCGCGAGGCCAACGCCGTCCTCATCGCTGGAACCACCGTGGAAAGTAACCCCGAAGTGGCGCTCGCCCGCGCAAGGCGCGACCAGGCGGCCGTCGACCTCGAACGCACCGTCATCAAGGCGCCGGTGGACGGCATCGTCGCCAAACGCCAGGTCCAGGTAGGGCAGCGCGTCCAGGCGGGGATGCCGCTTCTTGCCGTGGTCCCCGTGCACGAGATGCACGTCGACGCGAACTTTAAGGAGGTCCAACTCAAAAAGGTGCGCGTCGGCCAGCCGGTCACCCTGCATGCCGACATCTACGGCAAGGGAGTCACCTACCACGGCGTCGTCGAAGGTTTCTCCGGCGGCTCGGGATCCGCCTTCTCTGCCATTCCGGCGCAAAACGCCACCGGCAACTGGATCAAGGTGGTGCAGCGCCTTCCGGTCCGCGTAAAACTCGACCCGGCGGAACTGCGCATCAGCCCGCTCAAGGTCGGCCTTTCCATGACCGCCGAGATCGATACCCGCAGCAAGCGCTGA
- a CDS encoding efflux transporter outer membrane subunit, whose product MIEDAPQPTSSTKRMAVAIALLSGISLGGCAMLPETGPLKSVKTSEQYESAASFSAPAGNWPAENWWQSYGDPQLVTLVEEALHDAPDIAAVAARMRRAEAFMKVSRSALMPQVSANASIAEQKLSYNYLTPRNMTPDGWQDYGQGTINLNWELDFWGKNRAGLAAASSELEARRAEAALVRLNIASAIATNYSELARLHALRDTVTRTVEIRKKTVELFAERFANGLETQGSVSEARARLAAANGELLSIEEQIGLTKNRLAALVGAGPDRALSIKRPTVNLAGTFSLPAQLSVDLLGRRPDVIVARLMAKAQAHRIDQKKAEFYPNVNLSAFIGVQSLGLNMLTKSGSDIGGIGPAVSLPIFTAGRLQGELREKVAAYDEMVANYDATVAHALEDVAGTALSMKALAAQLEQGKEAVAEAAEAHRVARNRYEGGLANFIEVLYAEDLLLNNQRVLTALQSRAFTLDVALQRALGGGYQHKNI is encoded by the coding sequence ATGATCGAAGATGCCCCACAACCCACATCATCCACAAAACGGATGGCGGTCGCCATCGCTTTGCTTTCGGGAATAAGCCTCGGCGGCTGCGCCATGCTTCCCGAAACCGGTCCGCTCAAATCCGTGAAAACGTCGGAACAGTATGAAAGCGCCGCTTCCTTTTCTGCGCCCGCCGGCAACTGGCCCGCCGAAAACTGGTGGCAGTCCTACGGCGACCCGCAGCTCGTCACCCTCGTCGAAGAGGCCCTGCACGATGCGCCGGATATCGCCGCCGTCGCGGCCCGCATGCGGCGCGCGGAAGCCTTCATGAAGGTGTCGCGGTCGGCACTGATGCCGCAGGTGAGCGCCAACGCCTCGATCGCGGAACAAAAGCTCAGCTACAACTACCTCACCCCCCGCAACATGACCCCGGACGGCTGGCAGGACTACGGGCAGGGCACCATCAACCTGAATTGGGAGCTCGATTTCTGGGGAAAGAACCGGGCGGGATTGGCCGCCGCGTCCTCAGAGCTTGAGGCAAGGCGGGCGGAGGCGGCCCTGGTGCGCCTGAACATCGCGTCAGCCATCGCCACGAACTACTCGGAGCTCGCAAGACTCCACGCGCTGCGGGACACCGTTACGCGCACCGTGGAGATCCGGAAAAAGACCGTCGAGCTTTTCGCCGAGCGTTTCGCAAACGGCTTGGAAACCCAGGGGAGCGTGAGCGAAGCCCGGGCAAGACTCGCTGCGGCCAACGGGGAGCTCCTCTCCATCGAGGAGCAGATCGGCCTCACCAAAAACCGCCTCGCGGCACTGGTCGGCGCCGGGCCGGACCGCGCCCTCTCCATAAAACGCCCGACGGTGAACCTCGCCGGGACCTTTTCCCTTCCCGCGCAACTGTCAGTGGACCTCTTGGGGCGCCGCCCCGACGTCATCGTGGCGCGGCTGATGGCGAAGGCCCAGGCGCACCGCATCGACCAGAAAAAGGCGGAGTTCTACCCGAACGTCAACCTCTCCGCCTTCATTGGTGTGCAATCACTCGGCCTCAACATGCTCACCAAGTCGGGATCCGACATCGGCGGCATCGGCCCGGCCGTTTCCCTTCCCATCTTCACCGCGGGACGCCTGCAGGGGGAATTGCGCGAAAAAGTCGCGGCCTACGACGAGATGGTCGCCAACTACGACGCCACGGTGGCGCACGCCCTCGAGGACGTCGCCGGCACCGCCCTGAGCATGAAGGCGCTCGCCGCGCAGCTGGAGCAGGGGAAGGAGGCCGTCGCGGAAGCGGCCGAGGCGCACAGGGTCGCCCGCAACCGCTACGAGGGGGGGCTTGCCAACTTCATCGAAGTCCTTTACGCGGAAGATCTCCTGCTCAACAACCAGCGCGTGCTCACCGCCCTGCAGTCGAGGGCCTTCACCCTCGACGTCGCCCTGCAGCGCGCCCTCGGCGGCGGATACCAGCACAAAAATATCTAA